The Salmo salar chromosome ssa04, Ssal_v3.1, whole genome shotgun sequence genomic sequence CTTCCTTTTCGGCAACTGATTAACGAAGGACGCATGTATCTTTGCagtgattgggtgtattgatacaccatccaaagtgtaaggaataacttcatcatgctcaaaagggacattcaatgtctgcttttttatttaccaataggtgcccttctttgcaaggcattggaacatttcccaggtctttgtggttgaatctgtgtttgaaatgcactgctcaacTGAAGGAcctaacagataattgtatgtgtggagtacagagataaggtagtcattcaaaaatcatgttaagcaCTGttattgagtccatgcaactcgTTAAGCTAATCTTTGATCCTGAACTTaattagacttgccataacaaaggggttgaatacttatttactcaagacatttcagcttttcatgtttaattcatttgtaaaatgtaaaaaaatataattccactttgacattatgggaaattgtgtgtaggccagtgataaaaaaacaaaacaatttccATTCTTGGTGAGAAATACAAATAATAGAGGGGGATAAAAAGCATCACTTCCAATTTTGCAGTTATTATTAATTTGCCGTTTCAAGTAGCATCATATAGAACATTCATGTTCAATGTTGTAAAATACAGAAGTTCCAAGTTGAGGCCAAATTGCATCAACATATTAAGTTTAAATGCATGCATCAAACAACGATAATCTAATAGGATAACAATCTACCGTCAAACTACATGGATAGAGGTTACAATACTGATGTCTAACACTTTAtttaggaccttgtgaagatgctggaggaaacaggtacaaaagtatctatagccacagtaaaatgagtcctatatcgacataacctgaaaggccgctcagcaaggaagaagccactgctccaaaactgccataaaagagccagactacagtttgcaactgcacatgggaacaaagatcgtactttttggacaaatgtcctctggtctgatgaaacaaaaatagaactgtttggccataaagaccatcgttaagggggaggcttgcaagccgaagagcaccatctcaaccgtgaagcacgggggtggcagcatcattttgtggggttgctttgctgcaggagggactggtgcacttcacaaaatagatggcatcatgaggcaggaaaatgatgtggatatattgaagcaacatctcaagacatcagtcaggaagttaaagcttggtcgcaaatgggtcttccaaatggacaatgacgccaagcatacttcaaaagttgtggcaacatggcttaaagacaacaaagtcaaggtgttggagtggccatcacaaagctctgacctcaatcctatagaatatgtgtgggcagaactgaaaaagcgtgtgcgagcaaggaggcctacaaacctgactaagttacaccagctctgtcaggaggaatggaccaaaattcacccatcttattgtgggatgcttgtgggaggctacctgaaacgtttgacccaagttaaacaatttaaaggcaatgctaccaaatactaattgagtgtatgtaaacttctgacccactgggaatgtgatgaaagaaataaaagctgaaataaatcattctctactatttttctgacatttcacattcttagactaaagtggttatcctaactgacctaaaacagggaatttttacttggattaaatgtcaggaattgtgaaaaactgagtttaaatgtatttggctaaggtgtatgtaaacttccgacttaaactgtatataGATGCTTGGGTCATTTTCGGTCACTCACAGGGCAGATATGCCATCAGTTTCCTCCTCCACCTGTAGCGATACAAGATCAATTAGATGTGATAATTTATTAAAGATTAATAAATACATAGGCTACAGTACAGGGACATGTTCTCTCACCGTAGTCTCTACAGCAGTAAAGGGACTCTGGCTCTGTCCGAGCTTGTTGTACCCACTCTTCTCCACaaccagaagagagagagaatgtcctTCCTCCTGAACCAGAACCATCACATCCTCCAGACAGTTCTCCTCCATGTTCTGTCCGTTCACCTCCATCACAACGTCCCCTACCTGTAGTCCTGCTCTACTCCCAGAGCCCCCCAGTGCCACCTAGAGGACCCCAAAAAATCAAGGTAATTTCCATATTAGAAAGCCAACTGTATCATTTCACctctttaaaggcccagtgcagtcaacatGGTGAttgtcctgtgttttatatacatttccacactaagaggttggaataatactgggaaattgtgaaaattatgataatgcagtTTTGGTGTAAGAGCTGTATGAAAAGACCACCCtgaatttctgcctgttttggtgggatggagttttggtataagttaatagaccaataacagagagtttcaaacctctctgccattaacagctagttttcaggttacatatccctcccattaggcccctcactcagaccactcccagacagtcctagcaaaattggtGCCTGAGAAATtgttctttgctaagaagctatttttgtttctttttgaccatatAAATAGAATAAGAtaacagtaaggtacttcatttctatccagaaattatttgatattgacatcaaaacagctgcattggcccTTTTTACCTTACATTGGGCCTTTTTACCTTACATTTAATGAGAAATATAATTATTCTCAGCTCTTTGTAAGTACAATAATTCAGTGCTATCTCTGGTTTgagtaaaaaatgaaaaattcaCTTGTGATCCTTGAGCTGCCCACCAGCTAGTGTGTATCCATGAGTGTCCTATGGTGCCCTACCTGGCTTACAAAGGTTCCAGGGGTGTCCTGGACACAGCCCAAGTTGATGCCAAAACCCAGAGGTCCTTTCTGGAGAACACAAAGCCGTGGACTGGGCACGGGACTAGGCACAGTGGGCAGCACCACTGGTTCTTCCTTTGGAACCTCCACTACAACTGGGAGTGGTGGTGGGGCTAGGTTCTCAGTTTCCTTTACCTGTTCAACTGCATTACTCCCACAGAAGAGCAGAGGGGACAGATCCAACTGAATGGAGTAAAATAGGGTACATAACAAAGAGAACAATCATTAACTCATTAGATGTACTTTATATGTTTAATGCCTGCTTACTCTGGTTATAATTTAACCCGGAACCCagagtagcctaatggttagatcgttggactaataaccgaaaggttgcaagttcgaatccccgactTGACAAGGTACAACTCtgttgttctgaacaaggcagttaacccactaggccgtcattgaaaataagattttgttcttaactgacctgcctagttaaataaaggtaaaataaaatgtaaaaaaagtcaAGGATGTTTATTAAGCCCTACCAAGTTGttacatgttttaaaaaaaacaattctAATAAAATGCAACAGTTGGACAATGGAAGACATTCCAAACTTTTAGACATTTTATAATCCATCATATATTGACTGAATTACAGCAAATAAATAATTTTACTGGCACGTACTAATAATGAATGGAGTTCAGGGATTTTGGTGGGAATTCAGGTATTCAATTTATTGTAAAATGTAActtatttttaaatgtaacttatttttttaaatgtaacatcTAATTTGTCGACATTTAAATTGTAATAAATTATTACTTTTTTTCAATTACACAAACAATGAACACCCATCAAATTAAAGTTATTCTCTATTTTATGATATAAGTGATTGAGACAGTGCTTAAAATCCCAGACTAATATTTAGCATTCCTGAAAGATAATGTATTCCATTGAGCACATTTCAGCCATTACCAGGATGTGTTTGACAGGTCATCACAAACATTTCCGCGGCCGTAGCGTTAATGGAAAAACGACAGGCACAAGCCAGAGTATGAAAGAGTCGCAGAAGTAAAATGAAAGCAATCCATCCAGCAAGATTTAAGTGACAAGTGGAGTTTGCACCCCTCAAACACAAGAAATTGATGTCTGAAAAAGACAGATCCTCAAATGGGCGGGGTATGCACGTTGCTACAAACACACTTGGGATGACTGTGGTCACAGCTACCTGTAAAACTCTTGGCCACGGGCTGTGATGGTGGTAAGGGTGACCTGTTGGCAACTCTTCCGTACTCTGTCCACTATGTCCTCATGGCCCAGTGACTCCACTGCCTCTCCATTGACCTCAAGTAGCAGGTCTCCTTCCTCAATGCCTGCCATCTCAGCCGGGCTGCCTTGGTCTACCTCACGCATTACGTGGGCTAAAGAAGGAAACCATTTTACACACATACACTGATGGTTACAATCTGGATTatagatatacactaccgttcaaaagtcagttgtattgcttccttacagttttcagctgtgctaacataattccaaaagggttttctaatgatcaattagccttttaaaatggtaaacttggattagctaacacaacatgccattgaaacacaggagtgagggttgctgataatgggcctctgtatgcctatgtagatattccataataaCTACAATAGTCGatattatggaatatctacataggctacaatagtcattacaatagccagctacaacagtcatttacaacattaacaatgtctacactgtatttatgatcaatttgatgttattttaatggacaaaaaatatgcttttctttcaaaaacaaggacatttctaagtgaccccaaactttcgaACGGTAGTGTAAGTGTATGGGTAAGTGTATGGGCCGTGTATGTGTGTCTTGTTTTTACCCTAGCGTTTTTGCTATTGCTTGTGTCAAAGCTATTTCCTGCATATGGTATGCATAGTTGAGTTTGTTTGTACATGTATCATCATCCCTCTGACCTTTGCATCCTGAcggtgtcctctcctctctgaggaGGAAGCCATACCCCTCGGGTCCAGGGACCAGCTGGAGTTTCCTGGGTGTATGGGGCAGGTTGTGGTGGGAACCAGCCAGGGTGGGGAGGATGGGCATCCGCCTGTGGGCATAGCTCTGCTCACTCTCACTGTCAATCACCAGGATGGTCATGTGGTCCCTGCACTTCTTCACCTGCACACAATACATGGACAACCTGTATCAGGccggtcatgttcattaggcaccaaacggaagaaaaggGCTTGAAACAGGGAGTGACTatctggacttgtccaataagaaacattggttttcattttccatttcaaaatgttttgatgCCCTAATGAATGTTACCCAGATTGCTCAAAGGCTGGTCCATTCAATGAAGGGAGGTCTGTCTGTCCAAGTCCACCTACCATCTTGCTGAGAACAGAGTTTGTGAGCTCTGACACTGTGTTGCCATCGATCCACAACAGGCGGTCTCCCTGACACACCCCCGCTCTCTCGGCCGGACCCCCGCTCACCAGGCTCACTGAGATCAGTCCCTTCTCCCCTAGAGGCAGTTCACATGTCATGACACAAAGTCAACAACCATTCTacgaccaaccaaccaatcaactcTGATTCTGATtaattcataatttcataatttgtATCAATGCCCTCTCAGCTGCAGTCTCGCATACCTTCCACGGGCAGGAAGTTGATTCCAAAGCCTGAAGATGTATCTCTGATGATGTGGCAAAGCCGGGGCGGGCTGCAGCCCTCTCCTCTGTGTTCTCTGGCTAGGGCCTGGAGATCATGACCCTGTGACATTGCCTGGTCGTACTCCTCTCCATCCAACACCAACAGACACAGCTGGCGCCCACTAAGCTTTATACGCATGGCCACCTGACtcacacaaagagacagagacagacatacagtgggtatcataagtattcacccctcttcacattttattgtgttacaaagtgcgattaaaatggatttagttGTCATTTTTTCATCAACCATCTACACAAaacactctgtaatgtcaaagtggatttaattgtttttttttaaagatgaatGAAAGATAAAACACTAACATACCTTGATTTGATAAGTATTCACCTTCGTGATTCAATACGTTAGaaacacatttggcagcgattactgctCTGACTCTTCGTGGGTAAGTCTATAAGAACTTTGTCCACTATggacatatctatttattattgccattgaaatgttagctgttaaaattagattaaacaataatattaagggattagaaatccgtggcttaaaaacgaAGGCGTACGCTGAAGattcatgttttattttaaaaccacaattagaatctctccacggcctcatagaggatctagatacttttgctaacctctctggattaaaaccaaattatgataatgggtattggatcacaaaaaaattcacattttacattaccgtgtagtttaccaattaaatggtctgacggagatgtggacatactcagtatacaaatcccaaaagaaagaaatgatctcactccaatacatttttatagaaagttagcaaaaatagataagatcttgctactgTGGAAAGGAAAAtatctgtctatttgtggaaaaatcaccctgattaactctttagtcatatcacaggtATATTCTTAAAAAAGTATGCATATCTATATAggttatatgtatgtatatatgtgtatatgtatgcatacgtgtatgtatatggatatacactgctcaaaaaaataaagggaacactaaaataacacatcctagatctgaatgaatgaaataatcttattaaatacttttttctttacatagttgaatgtgctgacaacaaaatcacacaagaataatcaatggaaattcaatttatcaacccatggaggtctggatttggagtcacactcagaattaatgtggaaaaccacactacaggctgatccaactttgatgtaatgtccttaaaagaagtcaaaatgaggctcagtagtgtgtgtggcctccacgtacctgtatgacctccctacaacgcctgggcatgctcctgatgaggtggcggatggtctcctgagggatctcctcccagacctggactaaagcatccgccaactcctggacagtctgtggtgcaatgtggcgttggtggatggagcgagacatgatgtcccagatgtgctcaattggattcaggtctggggaacgggcgggccagtccatagcatcaatgccttcctcttgcaggaactgctgacacactccagccacatgaggtctagtattgtcttgcattaggaggaacccagggccaaccgcaccagcatatggtctcacaaggggtctgaggatctcatctcgatacctaatggcagtcaggctacctctggcgagcacatggagggctgtgcggccccccaaagaaatgccaccccacaccatgactgacccaccgcccaactggtcatgctggaggatgttgcaggcagcagaacgttctccacggcgtctccagactctttcacgtctgtcacatgtgctcagtgtgaacctgctttcatctgtgaagagcacagagcgccagtggcgaatttgccaatcttggtgttctctcgcaaatgccaaacgccctgcacggtgttgggctgtaagcacaactcccacctgtggacgtcgggccctcataccaccctcatggagtctgtttctaaccatttgagcagacacatgcacatttgtggcctgctggaggtcattttgtagggctctggcagtgctcctcctgctcctctttgcacaaaggcggaggtagcggtcctgctgctgggttgttgccctcctacggcctcctccacgtctcctgatgtactggcctggacactacgctgacagacacagcaaaccttcttgccacagctcgcattgatgtgccatcctggatgagctgcactacctgagccacttgtgtgggttgtagactccgtctcatgctaccactagagtgaaagcaccgccagcattcaaaagtgaccaaaacatcagccaggaagcataggaactgagaagtggtctgtggtcaccacctgcagaaccacttctttattgggggtgtcttgctaattgcctataatttccacctgttgtctattccatttgcacaacagcatgtgaaattgattgtcaatcagtgttgcttcctaagtggacagtttgatttcacagaagtgagattgacttggagttacattgtgttgtttaagtgttccctttatttttttgagcagtgtatatatttaccccaaaaaatatatgggggattggaaatgatgcagacaattacattgatggaagcaacaatcttttgGCAATTTTAAGCTTATCCAAcccttaaattattattatttttttaattaaaaaaaagagctttgcacacctggattgttttAAAAATTCTTCATGCTCTGTCAAGGTGTtagggatcatggctagacagccattttcaagtcttgccatatattttcaaacagatttaagtcaaaactgtaacttggccactcagaaaGTTCCTGACAGTAACATTCACTGTTTTTTTATGGTAAGCAACTACAGTGTAaatttggcattgtgttgtaggttattacCCTGCTGAAAGGAGGAtgctctcccagtgtctggtgtaaagcagactgaatcatgttttcttctaggattttgactgtccttagctccatcctgtttatttttatttaaaaaaaaactccccagtctttgccGATATCAAGCATATCCAtcccatgatgcagccaccatcatgcttgaaaaAAAGGAGGCAATTACTCAGTCATGTGTTGTGTGGAATTATCCCCAAAAcgtaaggctttgcatttaggccaaaaagtgtataCCTGTGCCgtgttttttgcagtattactttagtgccttgttgcatgttttgggggtatttttattctgtatatttttgttcttcttttcactctgtcatttgggTCATTATTGTGGattcactacaatgttgttgatccatcctcagtttttcccatcacagccattgaacgcTGTagttgttttaaaatcaccaatggcgtCATGCTGACCATccatgagcagtttccttccttcctgtcctgcagctcagttcagaaggaccaCTATATCTTTGATGTATccgggtggtttaatacatcgtCCACAACatcattattaacttgaccatgcataaagtgatattcaatgtttgatttgttattgttaccaatctaccaatcactgcccttcatGAAGATTtcaaaaagctccctggtctttgtagttgaatctgtgctttaaATTCAATACTTGACCGAGGGACCTTACAAATGTTGTATGTtatggggacagaggaaggggtagtcataaaaatcatgtcaacccctaaTATTTCACACAGACTGAGGCCATGTAACGTATTATGTGATATGATAAGCCAAATTCTattcctgaactaatttaggcttgcctaaacaaagagggtgaatacttatgcaatgactatattttagttatttacTGTCCTTTTTTATTAATTTCTACAAATTTGTAgaattttcttttcactttgacattatggagtattttgtgtagatcaatgccaaaaaaaatctaaattacaTATATTTCAATCCctctgtaaggcaacaaaatgtgaaaaaatccaagcggggtgaatacttatgatacCCACTGTACAAGTTAGAATGTTATGTTCAGTCTAGGTGCCTTTTTGGCCAAGTCTCTCTTGAAAAATAGGTATTTTGACAACAATGGTAAACCTGTTAAAATCAGGGTAAAATAAAAGCAAAACATGTGTATAATGACCAATATTTTAGGTTAAATCCTCCTTAAAAGTCGCTCTAGGTCATCGGCCATCTGACCTTTGGGTGTGTCATGTTATCCACAAAGCCCTCATTGACCTCCAGGAGTCGATCCCCGTCTCTGAGACCGCCGCGCTCCGCCACCCCCCATGGCGTCACATGTCTGATCACATGACCAAGGCAGCCCCTCTCCATACGCAGGTGGAAGCTGAAGGACTCACCCTCTTCACGTTTAAGAATGCAGAGACGCAGTGTGGGCCCTGAGCAAGGCTCTACAGGGGACAGGTATATAGAAGGAACAGTGGACATACATTTAAAGTCTATAGTCTAAAGTCTATAGTCTAAAGTTAAAGTCTATCGTATATCATCTTTCTCCCCAAAATTCAGAAGAGGTGAAAGAATTGAGGTGTGTAATGGAAAACACTAAAGGGGTAGCCTACCTGCATCATCTTAGGATTGAAGGTGAATTTCCTTTGACATAAAAGATAATCATTTTATTTTTCAGAAATGAGCGATCAAGTTGCAAATCACCACTTCACGAGCCATTGAGTGAAATTTCAACAGTACAGTATGTGGCCCCATTACGTAAGTGCAATCTGTGATCATTTATCTGGGGGTCtctcagtgacagagagagagagagagaaagagagagagaaacagagagcgagagagtcagagggagtgagagagagagaacaatcttAAAAGTCAGCAAATCCAGGCTCAGAGTTTCATGTGTTACTGTGTTTCCAAGGTCTTCAGGGACAGAATGTGCAGAACAGCACTATGAACTGCTATGAAACTTAGTTTCTATTCAGCCAAATAAGTATACTCAGGACTAACATAAACTTGAATGTTTCCAATTCAACTGATCACTTGCTTAGGCCAACACATGTATTTATTCACATGCAAAAACTGGAATAGTGCAAAAAATTGGAAAACAGTAAGGGTAGattgtgaggaggagaggaacaaaaCTTACCTTGTTagctctatgacccccacaagaCCTGAAAGAGAACATCACAACACATCAGTCAGTTTAATAGTTTACAGCAATTGTTGATCTCATCAGTGTGTACGTTTCTTTATGTGAATCTGAAGACAAAATACATTTGATCAACCTTTACCttgcaaaaaacaaaaaaatctgtGAATCCTAATTACCTACTTTTCCTGACATCCATTTACACATTTCAAACTGGTTGACCTGGTGtcgacccactgggcacacactgtttgaatcaatgttgtttcaacgtaatttgtcaacTCATTATGATGTGGAATCAATGtgaaaaatacattggatttgaaaaaagttataattttgagggtgaaatttcaaccataGGATTAtgtatgtcatcatggtaaccaaattttcaacatagacacaccttgtataaaatatgttgaaattgtacctttaaaacaatgtcagatcttcaacattatatccactatcagaacAAAAAACAATAGGCTGGACAGCACCTCCAACTGGAGAATTTATCTACCTACAGCTACCCTTTGGTCTAttttgtcactgactattaccaatgtgctatcgtgagaatgaGTGTTGAGAGGTCTGCACTTAAAAACAAAATAGATTATTTTCATTACAAAAGGTAGGTTAAACAGAGAAAATTaaatgtgaccatactttatcACTCATACATCATCAATTATGGTATTTAGGCCTAAATAGCATTACagagtcatcaacagctattgtttcaattcaacccagaattcaactaaaaatagacaatacaatagTGTGACACAGATAAATATGTTGGTCACGATTTGATGTTTTGAGAAAGAGATATATTTTTGTTCTATCTATTATGTTTTTGTATTGGTTGTGGTTTTTTTTCGTGTTTTTGTCTTCATATACCTCCAATGGGAACAATGTTATCCAGTGTGTATCACTAGGGAGAGCTGCAGGGGAATTAGGGTTTAGAGTACCTTCTACAGCAAAAAAAGAGTCAGAAACTGCCTGATAGAAAAATAAACCTCCCCTTTGTCTTCTTTCACCCTGTGTAAAACAGGACTTTATTATCTGTAGTGGGATCTCATGCCTGGGGCCTGTTACAGATTCTTGGGTGCTTTTCCGGGATTGGCTTCACCTGCTGGAGGATGCTGATCCAGTGATACAGATATCCGGGACTGTGTGACCTGTGTAGCCGTGTGACCTGCGTGAGGGATAAAGAGAGGCCATGACGTACGGTGCAAGGAAGGGCCTGCATTCACTGACACTGGAAGAACTCTATCTGATCGCCAAGGCCGTCGGCCTGGTACCAGACAAAGACCAGTCGAAGCTACAGAAGGATGACAAAGAGGGTTGTTTTAAGCATATCCATGCTTTCATGTACAGTAAGACCTTGCTTGATTCTGAGGATGGGGTAATGGTTGAAATGTTGGTTTTGAATGATGCAATAGAACTAGCTATACAGAGTTGTAATCTAAGTCTTGTAACTTCACCTGATAGCCAAGTGGGTAGTGCTCTGTCTGAAAATATACCTCCGTCGCCCACCGATGCAACTGATTTTGAAAATGTAGCCAGTGACACATCAGATACTGAATACCAGATAATGCTTTCTAGCTATGAGGAGCTAGGTAGGAAACTCCTCCAATGTAGAGTTAGCCCTACCACATCCACAGCTGAGAAACATAGCTCTGTACATGATAACTCACCACACAGTAACCTTCACTCTGAGCGTACACCACACTCTAAGCACGACAGTTTAGTCTCCCTAAGAGATCTTTTACATGCAGTGGAGAGAATTCAAGATTCATGGGGGTCAAATAGGCAACCACGCGTCAGACATAAGCTACTATAATGTGTGCAAACAGATAGAAGGGATTTAAGAGAACTGCAGTGAAAATGAGATAGTCAGAAGCGTGTTGTGGATCAAAAGGCCTGGACATATTCGCAGGGAGTTGTGACCCCTCCTTTCTGATAGCAAAGTGTCTGACGAAGTAATACTAAGGCATGTGATGAAAATAACCAATAGCAAGAACAAGAGGCAGCATTGGCTTGGCCTGATAATCCTCCCCTAACCAATACATGCTCACAGCATACAGCTTGGTGATAGCCATAGTAATGAAAACTGTATCAAAGGGGAGGAGGTTGCTGATCATAAACACAAGAGTAAGACCATACATCAGCTCAGTGCGCAGGTTGAAGCTTTAACCAGCATG encodes the following:
- the nherf4b gene encoding NHERF family PDZ scaffold protein 4b: MSTVPSIYLSPVEPCSGPTLRLCILKREEGESFSFHLRMERGCLGHVIRHVTPWGVAERGGLRDGDRLLEVNEGFVDNMTHPKVAMRIKLSGRQLCLLVLDGEEYDQAMSQGHDLQALAREHRGEGCSPPRLCHIIRDTSSGFGINFLPVEGEKGLISVSLVSGGPAERAGVCQGDRLLWIDGNTVSELTNSVLSKMVKKCRDHMTILVIDSESEQSYAHRRMPILPTLAGSHHNLPHTPRKLQLVPGPEGYGFLLREERTPSGCKAHVMREVDQGSPAEMAGIEEGDLLLEVNGEAVESLGHEDIVDRVRKSCQQVTLTTITARGQEFYSTLFYSIQLDLSPLLFCGSNAVEQVKETENLAPPPLPVVVEVPKEEPVVLPTVPSPVPSPRLCVLQKGPLGFGINLGCVQDTPGTFVSQVALGGSGSRAGLQVGDVVMEVNGQNMEENCLEDVMVLVQEEGHSLSLLVVEKSGYNKLGQSQSPFTAVETTVEEETDGISAL